The Leadbetterella byssophila DSM 17132 DNA window CTTTTGAATGATTTTCAGACTTTTTGCAGCGTAATAAATACAAAAGTCCACTGAGCCAACATAAAATTACGGTAATAAAACCAATGCTTACAGGGATAGACCAATTTTTAAGCAAAAGTTTCCTTTGAGTTCCCCTATAGTGAGGAGGAAAATCTCACAGAGGCGTAGAGAATACTCAAATGAACAGTATTCTAAATTTTCTGCCTTTTAAATTCCCCGATCAAACTTGGCAGTGGTACGCATGAAAGAATCTAAATCCTATGTTTCTTAACATGCTGTACAAAGATCATCCATTCTAGGAGCAGGAACCTATACTGGATAATTTTGCTACGACTTCTGCAACAACTAATCTTTTGAAGGTTGATCTATTGCAATGAAATTATAAGTTCATCCTACTAGGATCCGTATATAGCACTTCCCATTGGTGGCCGTCTAGGTCGGCAAAACTATCGTAATACATCCAACCGTGGTCGGCACTTTCTCTGTACCTGCTTGCACCATTTTGAAGTGCAAGTCCTACTATTCGATCAACTTCTTCTCTGCTGTCTACTTCAATAGCTGTCAATACCTGGGTTGTTGATGAATTTGAGATGGGTCTATCAGTAAATGTACTAAACAACTCATGAGTAATGAGCATACTGTACATCTGCCCCTCATTTAAGATAAGGCAAAGTGCTTGCTCATTCGAAAAATTTTCATCGAAAGAGAAACCAAGTTTAGTCCAAAAATCCCTGGATCTCTCAGTATCCTT harbors:
- a CDS encoding VOC family protein — encoded protein: MKVKAIYVNLPIKDTERSRDFWTKLGFSFDENFSNEQALCLILNEGQMYSMLITHELFSTFTDRPISNSSTTQVLTAIEVDSREEVDRIVGLALQNGASRYRESADHGWMYYDSFADLDGHQWEVLYTDPSRMNL